One genomic window of Sporocytophaga myxococcoides DSM 11118 includes the following:
- a CDS encoding FISUMP domain-containing protein: MKKLMLSWTLVLAVAGLTFMSCGKDKDDNNPVDPNAGTVIDERDQIVYKTIKIGDQTWFAEDLRYDGPLSQGNSYNPSSGGKIYDLDGAKVACPNGWRLPSDLDFRTLENYLGMSNADTAKIGYGADRGADKGIGMKLQNGGATGFNFVIPSGPSNRQQVWTSTKISNGNPNGDILVRTFIRNGNSIDRERSTEVSQMCVRCLKN, encoded by the coding sequence ATGAAAAAACTAATGCTTTCTTGGACCCTGGTTTTAGCTGTTGCAGGTCTTACATTCATGTCTTGTGGAAAAGATAAAGATGATAATAACCCGGTAGATCCGAATGCGGGAACAGTTATAGATGAGAGAGATCAGATAGTTTATAAAACTATAAAGATAGGAGATCAGACTTGGTTTGCAGAGGATTTAAGATACGATGGTCCGTTGTCACAAGGTAATTCTTATAATCCATCTTCAGGCGGTAAGATATATGATTTGGATGGAGCAAAAGTTGCATGTCCAAATGGTTGGAGATTGCCATCAGATTTGGATTTTAGAACTCTTGAAAATTATTTGGGTATGTCAAATGCTGACACAGCTAAAATTGGATATGGGGCGGATAGAGGTGCTGATAAAGGCATTGGAATGAAACTACAGAATGGCGGAGCCACAGGATTTAATTTTGTTATTCCTTCAGGTCCTTCTAATAGACAACAGGTTTGGACATCAACTAAAATTTCAAATGGTAATCCAAATGGAGATATATTGGTGAGGACTTTTATAAGGAATGGTAATTCGATAGATCGTGAAAGAAGTACTGAAGTAAGCCAAATGTGTGTTCGTTGTCTAAAGAATTAA